A segment of the Suncus etruscus isolate mSunEtr1 chromosome 7, mSunEtr1.pri.cur, whole genome shotgun sequence genome:
TCCCGAGACCGCTGGACCCCACTGCTTTATGCTGTGTTCACCACCTCCAGGTGAGGGATATTCGGAAGGGGGGGTGCAGAAGGGGCCTCTCGTGGGGCCCTCGTTCCACTCTTATCTTTGTCTACAGTGACATCTTCCAGGGCTCAGCAGTGTGTGTATACAGCATGAATGATGTGCGACGAGCCTTCCTCGGACCCTTTGCACACAAAGAGGGACCCTTGCACCAGTGGGTAGCCTATCAGGGCCGAGTTCCCTATCCCAGGCCTGGTATGGTATGTAGCCCTGTCCCCCCGCCCCCCACTACCCACTTGGGTGGAGAACTTGACCTGGGTTCCTGCTGGTGATGTGCTTTGTTTTCTGGTGGGGAGCATCTCTCTCATCAGATGGGGTCCCCCAGGGGAAGTTTGTGCGTCCCTTCAGATACCCAGGGCAAGACTGGGTGGTCAGGGTTCTACCCCTCATGTACTCACACACCCCCAGTTCTGGCGGTCTCTTCTGGGGGCTGTCCCTCATGCCCTCATACCCACACCCCTTGTATGTTTATCTCCTTTCCCCCCCAACTGCCAGTGCCCCAGCAAGACTTTTGGCACCTTCAGTTCCACCAAGGACTTTCCCGACGACGTCATCCAGTTTGCCCGTAACCACCCCCTTATGTATAACTCAGTCCTGCCCATGGGGGGGCGACCTCTTTTCCTACAAGTGGGTGCCGGCTACACCTTCACCCAGATCGCCGCGGATCATGTAGTAGCTGCTGATGGACACTACGATGTCCTCTTCATCGGCACAGGTGAGTCCCGCCATGACCCTACGTGACCAGTCTTTGACCTGTTAGTAGGAAGAACTGACTCTTCCATCTTTTCCTCATGCTTTGCCTCAGCTGCGCCCCATTCCAGGAGAAacgtcttttgtttgtttggtttgggggccacacccagcagcactcaggggttactcttggctctgcgacagaaatcactcctggcaggctcagaggaccataggggatgccgggaatctaatcAGGGTTCATCCaaagttgaccatatgcaaggcaaatgccctactgctgtgctatagctctggccccagtagaAATGTCTTTAATGGATTCATCCACCTTTGTTgccaccttctttttcctttgttgtgATAACCTAGGAATGCACCCAGGTTGTGATGGGCCAGAAATTATAAATGTAGGATGAATAGCCACTAAGGATCCCAACAGCAATGCTACTAGGATCAAACCCCTGGCCATATGCCTGAAAAACTGGTGCTCTGCCATTAAACAAATGGGTTGGACCCTCAGTCATATTTTTTCTGAGGATGCCATTAATCAAGCCTAGGGTCCCCTTCATAGAAGGGGTGAGCTCTGTCACTAGACTACATCCTGGCATCCTGACTCCTCAAaccacatgtttttgttttttgtttttttttttttgtttttggccatacctaatgaagctcatgggttactcctggctctgtgctcagaaatgaatcctggcagacttggaggtcCATATGCaacgccagagatcaaacccagataggccTTGAGCAAAACGAACTCCCTACACTCTGtgctactattgctctgacctcacttttatttatttctttttatgtgtgtggAGGTCAATTCCCAGAGGTGCTTAAGGCATACTACAGGCTCTGCACTCGGGCCAATTCTGGTGAACTAAGGAGACTATATGAAGTGCTAGAGATGGAATCCAGCAACCTTTAGTCCCACAATCAACATGTCCCAATCATGTTAAGGATGGAGGCCTGGTGGTCAGGGAACTCCAAGTCACACATACCCCTCTGTTCCCCTACAGATGTGGGCACTGTGCTGAAGGTGATCTCTGTACCCAAGGGCGGGGTACCCAATGCTGAGGGGCTACTTCTGGAGGAACTACAGGTGTTTGAGGTGAGGCTTCCCCTCTGTTCCTCTGTTCCTGGAGTACTCTCATCTACCTGAGACCTCCtgcacctttcttttctttttttttttttttttttttttgttttttttgtttttgggccacacccgtttgaagctcaggggttactcctggctatgcgctcagaaatcacccctggcttggggggaccatatgggacaccgggggatcgaaccgcggtccatccacttgcaaggcagacacctaacctgtagcgccaccttcccggccccacctttcttttctgtatttatttatgtttgttttggtttgggttttttttttttttttttggtttttagtttttgggtcacacccagcagcactcaggggttcctcctggctctacactcagaaatcgctcctggcaggctcaggggactatatgggatgccaggactcgaaccaccgatcttctgcaaatgccttaccaaatgctatctctccagcccctggttttgttttttttttgagtcacacctggcaatgctcaggggtaactcctggttctgtgctcaggaatcactcctggcagtctctggggaccaccagatggaatgccggggatccaacccaggttgacttgagtctaaggcaaatgcccttacccactcactgtactatcactctggctccattcattcattttttttttttggattttgggtcacacccggcattgctcaggggttactcctggctgtctgctcagaaatagctcctggcaggcacgggggaccatatgggacaccgggatttgaaccaaccacctttggtcctggaccggctgcttgcaaggcaaacaccactgtgctatctctctgggccccattcattctttttttttttttttttttttttttttttttgtggtttttgggtcacacccggcagtgctcaggggttattcctggctccaggctcagaaattgctcctggcagtcacgggggaccatatgggacaccgggatttgaaccgatgaccttctgcatgaaaggcaaacgccttacctccatgccatctctccggccccatcccattcattcttttttttttttttgttttgtttttgtttttgggccacaccctgtgacgctcaggggttactcctggctatgcgctcagaagttgctcctggcttcttgggggaccatatgggatgccgggggatcgaaccgaggtccgtcctaggctagcgcaggcaaggcaggcaccttacctccagcgccaccgcccggccccatcccatTCATTCTTGTACACTTCTTTCCTTTCAGGATTCATCTGCTGTCACCAGTATGCAAATTTCCTCCAAAAGGGTAAGTGACTAGGAGGTTTCAGGGTGGAGTGGACCCAGCATATTTTTGAGAATAGCCTCAGCCTGAGGATTTGACCGTGTGATCTGAGACTGCAGTATTTCCATCAGTTAAGTGGGGGAAAGACTCTCTGACCAATGGGCGCCTGCACCCTACTCCCAACCCTTAGCACCAGCTCTACGTAGCCTCGAGGAGTGGGGTGGCCCAGATTCCGCTGCACAGGTGTGCTGCCCACGGTCGAGCCTGCGCAGAATGCTGCCTGGCACGGGACCCCTACTGCGCCTGGGATGGGGCCACATGCACACGGTTCCAGTCCAGCTCCAAGAGGTGGGcaagggtggggagggaggggttCAGTGTCCTCCCAGGGCGAAAAGAAGGTGTCATGGCTCAACAGGGCTCCAATGTTACCCATCCCCAGGAGATTCCGGAGACAAGATGTCAGGAACGGAGACCCCAGCGCACTGTGCTCCGGAGGTGAGAGCCCTAACTGTccccagccccaccccaccctgctggGCCCCACCTGATGACATTCCTCTGCCCCCCTCAGACACATCCCATCCTGTGCTGCTGGAGCAGAAGGTGTTTGGTGTGGAGGGAGGCAGTGTTTTCCTGGAATGTGAGCCTCGATCACTACAAGCTCACCTAGATTGGACTTTCCAGCGTGCAGGGGAGCAAGCCAGCACCCAGGtgggtccccccaagaagcccaGTCTGACTCAGGATCTCTGCCCAACCAAATGGCTTACATTTCCTTTGGCCCCCCTAACTTTACAAGTGGCTTGTTGGGGTTGTGGGTAggatgcttcccttgcatgcagcctacctgggttgggtccccggcatcccatatgatccctagagcttgccaggagtgacttctgagcttagagccagaagtaacctctgagcgcttctgggcgtgcccccctcaaaacaaaacgaaagggacctgaatgatagcacagaagtagggcatttgccttgcatgcggcctacccaggtttgatctccagcatctcatatggtcccttgagcttgccaagagcgatttcagaacacagagctaggagtaacccctgagctgagtgctgccgggtatagcCCCTTAAAACGAACCAAAAAAGCATCACCTTTGATCCCTAACTCCACGTCCTGATTAGGCTCCTTCTAACCCTGAGATTCTCCTGACCCCACTTAGCCCAGCACCGAGGGAAGCCCCACTCTCTCCTCACCTGCACTTCCAAGTGACCCTGTCCCATTGGGGTTTCCCTTGAAaaccctttgtttgttttttgggccacatccagctatgctcaaggcttcctcctgattctatactcagaaactactcctggcagactcaggggaacatagggGTTGCCGGGGATCGATCCCAGGCCTGTCCCAGATCAGCAAGGAGCAtgcaagccctaccactgtgctatctctggcccctgaagacaTTTTGAGGTCTCTGGCTCAGAACCCCTAGAAGCGCGCCTGTGGGCACCAGCTTTCTCCTGGAGCATCCGGTCAGGACTCAGGTCCCCGCATCAGTCCTGGGGAGCCCTGTTGCatctaaatccagggtggagtcacagagCCCCTTCCCGGTCCCTGACGCCCCTGCCTCACCTGCTGGCCCTCTCGCAGGTGCCGGCGACGGAGCGGGCCGAGCGCACCCGGGCCGGGCTGCTCTTGCGGGGGCTTCGGCGCAGGGACGCGGGCCTTTACCTGTGCACCGCGGTGGAGCAGGGCTTCTCGCAGCCGATGCGCCGCCTGGCACTGCATGTGCTGAGCGTGGCACAGGCTGAGCGCCTGGCCAGGACAGAGGATGCAGCCCCGGGGgccccaccgcccggccccaagctcTGGTACCGGGACTTTCTGCAACTGGTGGAACCGGGCGGCGGGGGCTCGAACTCCCTGAGGATGTGCCGGCCTCCCCCTGCACCCCAAACCCCGCCCGAGTCACCCCCCGAGTTGCCCCGGAGGAAGGGGCGCAACCGGAGGACACATGCCCAGGAGCCGCCAAGGGCAGAGCGGGGCCCTCGAAGCGCTGCACACTGGTGACTTGGTGACCTGGCCATCCCCGAGCCAGGGACCTAACAGGAGACGAGGCCTGGGAGAAGGGACAGATGGACTCTGGCCTGGGAGAAGGGATGGACAGACCTTGGCCTGGGAGAAGGGACTGGCAGATCCTGGGAGACTGACAGCCAGGCCCACTATGGTCCCTGGCCATAGTGACACCGACAACCACGACACCACGACAGGCCCTGGCCGAGGGGCAGCCGCTGCTCTGGCTTATTTATTAACAAAGGATCAATAATTACCCTTGATTGTGGCCCCAAGAGGGGCGGCCCAAGCCAGGCACAGGGTCCCAAGCTCGATCGTTCGCTCCCTCGTTGCCAGGGACAGGGCAGAGGATCAGAGCCTTCCCGGGAATGaccagggaaggaaaggaggtgcCCCTGGCGCCTCTGGAAGGAAGAAGCCCAGAAGAACTTGGCAAAGAGCAGAAGCTGTGAAGAGGCTGGGCCATGGGGTGGTTGGGGTGGACCGACTGTACTAACACAATAAACTCTTCCCTGCGCCGCAATGGCCCAAGCAGAGAACTGCTGCCTTGTGGTCTTGCCATGTGGCCCCGGGGTGCCTTCCTAGCACTCTCGGGACCTCGGTTTCTTGTGTCTGGGATGCTGCGGATGAGACTAAAGGTCGCCGGTATCCATGAGACTGAGTGGATTCTGCAGGGCCTTTGGGGACGCTCATATGCACAGTATGTTCTGAATGAATAATCTAATTCATGAATTCACGCTGTGAAGACAATAAAACTGGGTACACTGTGGAAAGCAACGTGTAGAAAGCCTCACCGGGGACATAAATGACAAGATGTGAGCTGTGCAACTCTCTGGAGGCACATTCTGGGAAGGAAATGCCATGGCCAAAGCCCTAAGGTGGGCATGAGCTTGCTGTGTTCAAGGAAAATCAGAGGGCCTAGAATGTTATGGTGCCCTGGTGTATGTGGAATGTTCTAGAAGGTACAGCCCTCCCCCAACCCAGTCTTATTTGTTCAACTTGGTAGGAGGGGCATAGGGGTTAACACCAGAGAGTGGACCTTTAGCCAGAGCAAGTCTCCCCTGCAAGGGTAAGAAGTGCCAGGCAGTCTGTGTGTGattccctgggttcaatcctcagcactgcaaaacaaaacaaaaatagatttgtaTTACTAGTCCTGACTAATAATGGTGAGTTAACATTACAGGGGGCAATCTATCAGCTTATAAATGTCGTAATGGACGGATCAGTCCACTGATTGCATAAGTGCTTGTGTCTCTGCCCTCCTGGCCCTGCACATTAGGTGCCTGTTAGCCCCAGTGCCTGGTGCCAGCAGATCAACACAGTGGTAGATTCTTATCTCCCCTCTGCTTGGAGAAGAAATGACTCCTTTGTGGGTGTGTGGGGCACAGACCCATCTGCATGTCTTTCCTGCTTCATGGAGCATCTTGAAGGCTGTGCCTGAGGTGGCCTTTCTGGATGAAGACACTGATCCCCATGGATATATGGGGAACTCCTGGTGAGCCCCTGGATAcatgcaattattttttgtttgatttttgggccacaccctgcggcgcacaggggttcctcttggttctgtgctcagaaatcgctcatagcAGGCATGAGAgacataggggatgctggggatcaaacctgggtccatcccaggtcagcagcatgcaaggctaacacctatggatgtactatcactccagcccccacatgcaatattttaataaacacttTTATCTTGGCTCCATTaccagatttaaaattttttttttatttatttgttttggtttttgggtcacacccggcagtgctcaggggtttctcctggctctatgctcagaaatagctcctggctggctcaggggacctcatgggatgccggaattcgaaccttcgtccttctgcatggaaggcaaatgaactacctgcatactatctctctggcccccattaccAGAGATTTAATCCAGGCTGGCCCCTGTGTGTCTCTGCCCCTTCCCATGGCTGAGAGCTGCCCCCTCTAAATATAACCCAGTGTGCTTAGCTCAGGCCTATTTTTGGCCCCTGGCTGGGAAGTAGCCAGGCCCTCTCCAGGCTTAGAGCACTCACTGCTGCCTCCATTCTGGCTTTCTGCTGCCGTCATCTGCCCGAGTGCCCACAAGCCACCATGCCTGAGGAGACCCAAGAAGGTAAGATGACTGAGGGAGAGCAGGCCTGGCCTTCCCCACTGTGAACATGGAGAAAGAGGCCAATTTTACTGCCTTCCTACCTGGGCCAGTCTCCATGTTTCTTTTCTGAACAGCCTACATGGCCACTCTGGAACCCCTTTCCACTGAGACACTGCCTTTACCtaaggacagcagggagggatTTGGGGCAATGACAGGGGGTCTCAGCTGGATAGTCTGGGCAGATCTTTTCTGCCTTCAGGAAGGGAGCTGGAATATATGGTGACCATGGTTTCAGGAAGCATTTGGGTATATAGCCCAGAGTAGGAGTAAGCAGGCTTCTGACCATCTCCAATTTATAGCTTAGTGCCCCCAACTTGCAAAAGCAtgtgtgcttttgtgtgtgtgtgtgtgtgtgtgcgcgcagtACTTTGATCTGGACATACTGGGTCCACTTGTGCAGACCTCAGTGGTCATCCATCTAACTGCCTTGCCACCACATGACAGAGGCTCAGAGCAGATCAGGGGCCTGGAAAATTTTAGGGCAAGTCCAACCAGGTGACAGAGCCACTGGCTCCACCCTGTAACTTCCCCTCATCACTTCAACAGCTTACCTTGAATGGGAAGGGCCTGCCCTGTGTGTATAGGTGCAtgggttgcttttgttttggagccacacccagctgtgctcagggaaactcttggttctgcacttgggCCACTCAcggcaggaaccatatggggcaccagggatagagcctgggtcaattatgtgcaagataagcactttaCCCACAGTATTATAGCTCTGGCCTAGTCCAaaggtttactcttttttttttcttttggtttttgggccacacctgttgacgctcaggctatgagctcagaaatcgctcctggcgaaggagactatatgggatgccggggatcgagccCAGGAACATcctggacagccacatgcaaggcgaatgccctcccgctgtgctattgcgccagcccctactctttttttttttttaattatctttatttaaacacaaatatgattgtagttgtatgattacagtcatgtaaagaacaccccccccccccggagagatagcacagcggcatttgccttgcaagcagccgatccaggaccaaaggtggttggttcgaatcccggtgtcccatatggtcccccgtgcctgccaggagctatttctgagcagacagccaggagtaacccctgagcaccgccgggtgtggccccccaaaaaaaaagaaagtatggggtacaaaaaaaaaaagtatgaggtaAACAGCCACAGGCAAATAAGGCAATTTAATGGCAGCCCTATCCACCACCACTGGTCACCAAGCAACCACTGTTATTTACTTTATGTCAAGAGCAAGTTTCAGGGATATCATGAAGGTTGTTACTGTCCCAAAGGTGACAGACTCAGAAAGTGCAATCACTCTTTACCCTCCAGGAAACTTCTCCCTTTCACcgattttttttttccggtttttcagccacacctggtgacactcaggggttacgcctgattatgtgctcagaaatcaattgttcctggcttggggaaccatttgggatactgggggatcaaaccgaggtccatcctaggctaagcGCTTACAAGGCCTTAcagcctgcaccaccactccggccctgttcctgcttttttttttttacttagttcctacttgcttaaaaaaaaaaaaaaaatcgggcccagagagttagcacagcggcgtttgccctgcaagcagccgatccaggaccaaaggtggttggttcgaatcccggtgtcccatatggtccccagtgcctgccaggagctatttctgagcagacagccaggagtaacccctgagcaccgccgggtgtggcccaaaaacaaacaaacaaacaaaaaatcacaaggggccacaaggggccggagagatagcacagccgtatggcatttgccttgacagatggtggtttgaaacctggcatcccatagtcccctgagcctgccaggagtgatttcttagcagagccaggagtaagttccaagcaccgctgggtgtgacccaaaaacaaacaaacaaaaaaaaaatcacaaaataaacatttcaatgggctcaaaaataattaaaaccacaaggaccagagagatgctCAAAGGGTGGCCATaaatactttgcatgtgggagcatGCAAATCCCAGGAATGCCCGGGCTCTAGAGCTTCATGGCTGCCATTTCAGAATGCAAAAgctggtatcctatatgatccctggagggagggaaggagggagtagagggagagaggcagagagagagagagagagagagagagagagagagagagagagagagagagagagagagagagagagagagaaggagagagggggagagagagaggggggggagagagagagagaactacaaCTACTAGAAAAGTGGGATTGCCTTCCCTCCCCAGTTTTGGACATTCTTAGTCCTGTTTCTAGGGAACTGAAAACACCACCATCCTGGCTCCCTCTCAGGCCTTCACAGGCGTGTGAAAGTTTGATAAAGAAGGTGGGTCTCCTTTGCAGGGCTAAGTGAAAGCAGTGGGTTCACAGGGCAGCTGAATcatggtgattcttttttttttttttttttttttttggtttttgggccacacccagcggtgctcaggggttactcctggctgtctgctcagaaatagctcctggcaggcatgggggaccatatgggacaccgggattcgaaccaaccacctttggtcctggattggctgcttgcaaggcaaacgacgctgtgatatctctccgggcccaaatcatGGTGATTCAAGTCAAGGAGGCAGTCTGATGACAGGGAGCAGGGCTCACGGAACAGGACAGAACTTAATTTCTTGgcggctggaatgatagcacagcagtaaggtgtttgccttgcatgcggctgacctgagaCAGATTTGAGTTTgaccaccggcatcccatatggtccacagcgcctgtcaggagtgatttcatttttcttttcttttcttttttttttttcctgtttttgagtcacacccaacagtgctcaggggttacttgtggctctgtgcgcaaaaatcactccaggcaggcacgggggaccatatgggatgccaggattcgaaccaccattggtcctggatcagctgcatgcaagacaaacaccctatctaccactgtgctatctctctggccccaaccaggagtgatttctgagtgcagagccaggggtatcccccgagcaccactggttgtggcccaaaccccttgcaccaaaaaaaagaacttaatttCTCCATGGCTCTTGGAAATGTCTGCTGAAGCGAACACCTGTGTCCCCGACCGAGGCTTTGGGAGGGAAATCAGGAACCACAGCAGTCATGAGCACAGAAACTAGTCTCTGGACAAGTCATTGCAGAGTAGGTTTTAGAAAattaggagggcccggagagatagcagggcccggagagatagcacagcggcgtttgccttgcaagcagcctatccaggaccaaaggtggttggctcgaaccccggtgtcccatatggtcccccgtgcctgccaggagctatttctgagcagacagccaggagtaacccctgagcaccgccgggtgtggcccccccccaaaaaaaaagaaaaaaaagaaaattaggagcCAAATGTCTCTTTGTCTTGCGCTCTTCTTGTCTGAGTCTCTGCTGCCAAGAATAGAGacagggtgggcccggagagatagcacagcggtgtttgccttgcaagcagccaatccagaaccaaaggtggttggttcgaatcccggtgtcccatatggtcccccgtgcctgccaggagctatttctgagcagacagccaggagtaacccctgagcaccgccgggtgtggcccaaaaaacaaaaaacaaaaaaaaaaaaaaaaaaaaaaaaagaatagagacagGGTGAGTCCCAACTGAACCAGTCCTGCACTGTGCTGCCCCCACAGACATGGTGGCACCAACCCGGAGCCCCAGGAGCAGGGACCCGCTGGCCCCCAACCACGTGCAGGAAGTGCGTCTATACCCAGTGGAGTCCATCAGCGACCTCCACGGTGGAGGTAGGGGAGCAGGAACATGGGACGCATGTGGAGGGAGAGGAGTGAGGGTGTCCCCCCAACCCTCTGACACACTCGTCTGTCCACAGGTTCCCTGAGGCCGTATTTGGCCGAGGACACGCAGTCCTGGGATGAGCTGCTCGGCATTTTACCACCCTCACTGTGTGCCCAGGCTGGCTGCGGCCCCATGCAAGGGACTGGGGGCTTCCTGCTGCTGCTGGCACTGCTGGTGGTCACCTGCCTGGCACTCGCCATCCTGGCTGTCTACCTGAGTGGTATGGCTGCCAGCGGGGACCCATTTGTGGGGAGCAACTGCAGAGGCTGAGGCAGGGAAGAGTGCCGTGGGGAGGAGGCAGGGTGGTGGGCATCTCATACCCCCTGCCTCCTTCTGTTGGCAGTGCTGCAGAGCGAGTCCCTCCGTGCCCTGGCATACAAGCTGCACATGCAGGAGGAGGTGCTACTCAAGCTGCGGTTGGCCAGCCTCAGCCAGCTGCGGAGACTCAACGCCAGCGAGGCCCGAGCCCCCAGCTGAGAGGCCACTGCTCCTGGGGAAGGGGCCTTGTGTGCAGGAACAAGTGACTGCTGGCAGGTCGTTTTTCTCCCTTACCCCTCACCCCAGGCCACACCACTTCCTTGGCAAGGCTTTGTCCGAGTGACCTGACCTTACACTTGCCCACTTCTGACCTCTGCAGATCAGGCTGTAGTCTAGTCGTAGGATGCCAAAGCCCCAGGAAGTGGTTCCAGCCCTCCGCTCCTCCTCTGTCCTGTCAGCACCCTCCGGCCTCCCCCAGACAGCAGGTCCTGAAGTCCAGAAATAGCTGCTCTAGACGATGCTGAGCCTCCCAGCAGGGGGTTGCAGCCACCACTcgccactcacacacacacaaaggctgGAGCCACCAGGGAGAGCCTGTCTTGAAGGGCAAAGGTGACATGGAGAGTAGGGGAACCCAGGGGGCCTCTCGGGGTGGTGGACATGGCAGGGACAGGCACGCAGAAGGAGCCAGGAGCTGGGACCCTTGAAAGCAAA
Coding sequences within it:
- the SEMA3B gene encoding semaphorin-3B, with the protein product MGRAAAAAMIQGLVLLWAAVLGGATPTSPRLRLSFSELQARHGLRTFRLERTCCYDTLLVDEERGRLFVGAENHVASLNLDNISRRAKKLAWPAPVDWREECNWAGKDIGTECMNFVKLLHSYNRTHLLACGTGAFHPTCAFIEVGHRLEEPVLRLDLRRQEDGKGRSPYDPSHRAASVLVGEELYSGVAADLMGRDFTIFRSLGRRPSLRTEPHDSRWLNEPKFIKVFWIPENENPDDDKIYFFFRELAVEASPALGHQSVSRVGQICRNDVGGQRSLVNKWTTFLKARLVCSVPGMEGDTHFDQLQDLFLLASRDRWTPLLYAVFTTSSDIFQGSAVCVYSMNDVRRAFLGPFAHKEGPLHQWVAYQGRVPYPRPGMCPSKTFGTFSSTKDFPDDVIQFARNHPLMYNSVLPMGGRPLFLQVGAGYTFTQIAADHVVAADGHYDVLFIGTDVGTVLKVISVPKGGVPNAEGLLLEELQVFEDSSAVTSMQISSKRHQLYVASRSGVAQIPLHRCAAHGRACAECCLARDPYCAWDGATCTRFQSSSKRRFRRQDVRNGDPSALCSGDTSHPVLLEQKVFGVEGGSVFLECEPRSLQAHLDWTFQRAGEQASTQVPATERAERTRAGLLLRGLRRRDAGLYLCTAVEQGFSQPMRRLALHVLSVAQAERLARTEDAAPGAPPPGPKLWYRDFLQLVEPGGGGSNSLRMCRPPPAPQTPPESPPELPRRKGRNRRTHAQEPPRAERGPRSAAHW
- the LSMEM2 gene encoding leucine-rich single-pass membrane protein 2 produces the protein MWPRGAFLALSGPRFLVSGMLRMRLKVAGKSEGLECYGALVYVECSRRALTAASILAFCCRHLPECPQATMPEETQEDMVAPTRSPRSRDPLAPNHVQEVRLYPVESISDLHGGGSLRPYLAEDTQSWDELLGILPPSLCAQAGCGPMQGTGGFLLLLALLVVTCLALAILAVYLSVLQSESLRALAYKLHMQEEVLLKLRLASLSQLRRLNASEARAPS